One stretch of Apis cerana isolate GH-2021 linkage group LG8, AcerK_1.0, whole genome shotgun sequence DNA includes these proteins:
- the LOC114577333 gene encoding uncharacterized protein LOC114577333 isoform X2: MMLKFLFILILINITTCDIHIKENYFINTAFKYTSDFFEKLKLDYASKDFNNNTLSKINKKIMEYIKNAAKISFRYKRELYENSERDNINILNGFQDINKLNFEDVQDINFFSFQYEFETMWFVVILDTSKLSLYQINNGSFYNISDYFVRNGTQIIVNSCTYGALFIIQNQNGPVLILSFTKILDKYYLQQIQDFELNNTTHLSIWNGINQLHLAIVSHSNISIYTWFNNYFDLIQIINISTKKIIPFQSKGFMYLAVTGSTTLIFKYFLKSNKFLIIQRLPPSQDVSYFQLNKQHFMEYFLILSMKSSIIIYKELHNRFVPFQQISFSKIIVPIISSKAIVVLTLHKNTIIAYQYDGWKFIKINTKLSGIIQYNLIILYEKELLLIKNKNNKWTLKQLLWIKKKSYKDLREEIKIWNINVKNKLQKITEEIPNFKLNFKILKSHIDQLQVHNINDYNLQTLKNVSKQYNRLINKFQAQKIIINNKWQSKNLIATSLHAKKIQIKCKTNCKFNRLYVKENHNFLFKLIVSKNKNQLSDFKELNIKEIKNWKCPLLSLAIKDIIIHKMINGISLNYLQKNALKIINDQEVFGKHIFINMKAINVSMPLNIATYFTNQEIRLKEIKVKQLNLTTGGILLPLNSLSTTVINFIKTPQLKIKNNISLKGKQTGKGSMRLGPVIDITKSMNLYNNFNLENVKIENLKSIDLITKTGSIKNILSNAITLYENVPISLILSSEKMKWSNITLHKPKKWITVNFQNIIISGKKHIYHNVQITKFSYDNLKFSLNKDLFLKDSKLCATFIFAPKIRTLFLTGNNITVQKLISSHVFGNIGLYSINNSTVSFNSVLSEKKYCHNIIAKNIFALQLNNLNLTDLKRLINIWIEPSFLNTSINTINLITNILRSPFQFYIKLPKIIKNIIFEQNVLVNNINGINFSNFLLNTIKFNDMVSLQNITFRNGISTNDIYVSHLPFNLTNTKKDLNLYKKRISGSIKVNAINLPYVFKILENKTLVDISIMGSVKFCYEPTIKNINDIKLKKLSSEIWMVTNTITIFHGKNMHFHDIMIKKYVALNNLTNTLSFKMWNNSLKSILSKTKLQEIEFPASFNDIKISNIISSNISIIQSSLSDFNNIFENSLLKNKDQEVKTKWIFNKLKISGNLYIKQTINNLYFKSDVMKHNSKENIVTGKKKVLTLIVENLNGYNFNKWTTNALMRIKKDIIIKGRKKFSIVTFNNIKMSKTIMGYAIDKVLRKSTNQIIYSQKTIQGFISASEFIINGLINDVNLTKLVHHQLKKNNPLQTIRTGIELHNSLNIIGNLTIKGAYEKSEMKIFDKNYSNAQTIIKRIKKFIRTAEIINIALQNRAIYINKLEIINDTINAFNKSMIIQYNTVQCNSKKFSSYCISKYAKEFIFQTNISNFILLQSIMMDEKEFIILVKFNSISIYSFINIGNNFVHLKDLYFPNIMDAFVEQKWHGFGLWIILRLISQTLVLLYQPWGNIQQYILPVTDVFLINRSPNNQLLLLLSNGIWDLEGLASPRNIIEIPLKGRIETVADKFNYYVKCISRNETALMKARYI, translated from the exons atgatgttgaaatttttgtttattttaatattaattaatattacaacatgtgatatacatataaaagaaaattactttataaacactgcatttaaatatacttctgatttctttgaaaaattgaagttaGACTAtg catcaaaagattttaataataatacattgtctaaaattaataaaaaaattatggaatacattaaaaatgcagcgaaaatttcttttcgttataaaagagaattatatgaaaattctgAAAGAG ataatattaatatacttaatgGATTTCAAgacatcaataaattaaattttgaagatgttcaagatataaattttttttcttttcaatatgaaTTTGAAACAATGTGGTTTGTTGTAATTTTGGATACTTccaaattatctttatatcaaataaat aatggaAGTTTTTACAACATTAGTGATTATTTTGTACGAAATGGAacacaaataattgtaaacagTTGTACTTATGGAGccctttttataattcaaaatcaaaatggaCCAGTACTTATATTAAGTTTcactaaaattttagataaatattatctgcAACAAATTCaggattttgaattaaataatacgacGCATTTATCGATATGGAATGGAATTAATCAATTACACTTAGCCATTGTTtctcattcaaatatttcaatttatacttggtttaataattactttgaTCTAATACAgatcattaatattagtacaaaaaaaataattccttttcaaAGTAAAGGATTTATGTATTTAGCAGTAACTGGGTCTACtacattgatttttaaatattttctaaaatctaataaatttttaattatacaaagatTACCACCAAGTCAGGATGTgtcttattttcaattaaataaacagcATttcatggaatattttttaattttatcaatgaaatcttctattattatttataaagaattacatAATCGTTTTGTACcatttcaacaaatttcttttagtAAGATTATTGTACCAATTATTTCAAGTAAAGCTATTGTAGTCTTAACTTTACATAAAAACACCATAATAGCTTATCAATATGATGgttggaaatttataaaaataaatacaaaattatctggaattattcaatataatctaataatattatatgaaaaagaattactattaattaaaaataaaaataataaatggacATTAAAACAACTActttggattaaaaaaaaatcttacaaaGATTTacgagaagaaataaaaatatggaatatcaATGTCAAGAACAAACTTCAAAAAATAACAGaagaaattccaaattttaagttaaattttaaaattttgaagagtCATATTGATCAACTGCAAGTTCATAAT ataaatgattataacttacaaacattgaaaaatgtatcaaAACAGTACAAtagattaatcaataaatttcaagcacaaaaaattattatcaataataaatggcagtctaaaaatttaattgctaCTTCATTGcatgcaaaaaaaattcaaataaaatgtaaaacgaattgtaaattcaatcgattatatgtaaaagaaaatcacaatttcctatttaaattaatagtatcaaaaaataaaaaccaacTATcggattttaaagaattaaatatcaaagaaataaaaaattggaaatgtcCACTTTTAAGTCTtgcaataaaagatattattattcataagatgattaatggaatatctttaaattatttacaaaaaaatgctctgaaaataattaatgatcaaGAAGTCTTTG gaaagcatatttttattaatatgaaagcaATAAATGTTTCTATGCCATTAAATATTGCTACTTATTTTACAAATCaagaaataagattaaaagaaataaaagttaaacaattaaatttaacaactgGTGGAATTTTATTACCATTAAATAGCTTATCCACAAcagttattaatttcatcaaaacacctcaattaaaaataaagaataacatttctttaaaaggGAAACAAACTGGGAAAGGATCAATGAGATTAGGACCTGTAATAGATATTACTAAATCCatgaatttgtataataatttcaatttagaaaatgttaaaattgagaatttaaAATCCATAGATTTAATTACCAAAACAGgatcaatcaaaaatattttatcaaatgcaATAACTTTATATGAGAATGTACcaatatctttaattctttcaagtgaaaaaatg aaatggagcaatattacattacataagCCTAAAAAATGGATTActgtgaattttcaaaatatcattatatcaggaaaaaaacatatttatcataatgtaCAGATAACAAAGTTTTCTTatgacaatttaaaattttcact gaataaggatttattcttaaaggattcaaaattatgtgccacttttatttttgcacCAAAAATtagaactttatttttaacaggGAATAATATTActgtacaaaaattaatcagtTCGCACGTTTTTGGAAATATAGgtctatattctattaataattcaacagTTTCTTTCAACTCTGTTTTATCTGAAAAGAAATACTGTCATAATatcattgcaaaaaatatatttgcattacagctgaataatttaaatttaacag atttgaaaagacttataaatatatggatTGAACCTAGTTTTCTTAATActtcaataaatacaattaacttgataacaaatattcttcgatcaccttttcaattttatataaaattgcctaaaataataaaaaatataatatttgaacaaaatgttcttgtaaataatattaatggaataaatttcaGCAATTTCTTGTtgaatactataaaatttaatgatatggTATCTCtgcaaaatataacatttc gtaaTGGTATCAGTACGaatgatatatatgtttctCATCTTCCATTCAATTtgacaaatacaaaaaaagatcttaatctttataaaaaaagaatttctggaAGCATAAAAgtaaatgcaataaatttaccatatgtttttaaaatcctTGAAAACAAAACTCTAGTTGATATTTCCATTATGGGAtctgtaaaattttgttatgaaccaaccataaaaaatataaatgatatcaaattaaaaaaattatcttcagaAATTTGGATGGTAACAAACACTATAACAATATTTCACGgaaaaaatatgcattttcatgatataatgataaaaaaatatgttgctTTAAAT aatttaacaaATACATTAAGTTTCAAAATGTGGAACAATAGtttgaaatctattttaagTAAAACAAAGTTACAGGAAATAGAATTTCCTGCATCTTTTAATgatatcaaaatttctaacattataagttcaaatatttcaattatacaatCTTCATTATcagatttcaataatatatttgaaaattctttgctaaaaaataaagatcaagAAGTGAAGACAAaatggatatttaataaattaaaaatttcag gaaacttatatataaagcaaacaattaataatctatattttaaaagtgatGTTATGAAACATAAttccaaagaaaatattgtaactggaaaaaaaaaagttttaacttTGATAGTTGAGAACTTAAAtggttacaattttaataaatggacAACTAATGCTTTAatgcgaataaaaaaagatataattatcaaaggacgaaaaaaatttagtattgTTACATTCAAcaatataaa AATGTCTAAAACTATAATGGGCTATGCTATAGATAAGGTATTAAGAAAATCTACAAATCAAATAATCTATAGCCAAAAAACAATTCAAGGTTTTATCAGTGCATctgagtttattattaatggcTTAATAAATGATGTAAATTTGACTAAACTAGTACatcatcaattaaaaaaaaataatcctctTCAAACAATTAGAACAGGAATTGAGTTACATAAtagcttaaatattattggaaatctTACAATCAAAGGTGCTTATGAAAAgtcagaaatgaaaatttttgacaaaaattattcaaatgccCAAACCATTATTaagaggataaaaaaatttataagaactgcagaaataattaatatagctttacaaa ATCgagcaatttatataaataaattggagaTTATAAATGACACTATCAAtgcttttaataaatctatgaTCATTCAATATAATACAGTACAATGTAATTCTAAAAAGTTTTCTTCATATTGTATCAGTAAATATGCaaaggaatttatttttcaaacaaatatcAGCAATTTTATATTGCTACAATCAATAATGATGGACgaaaaagaattcattatccttgtaaaatttaattctatatcaatatattcatttattaacataggaaataattttgttcatttaaaag atttatattttcccaACATAATGGATGCGTTTGTGGAACAAAAATGGCATGGATTTGGATTATGGATTATCTTGCGATTGATCTCACAGACTCTAGTATTACTTTATCAACCATGGGGAAATATACAACAATATATTTTGCCTGTTACGgacgtatttttaataaatagatctCCGAATAATCAACTTTTGTTACTACTATCAAATGGTATATGGGATCTTGAAGGATTAGCTAGTCCTCGTAATATTATTGAGATTCCCCTCAAAGGAAGAATAGAAACTGTTGctgataaattcaattattatgtaaagtGTATTTCAAGAAATGAAACAGCTTTGATGAAAGCtcgatatatatga
- the LOC114577333 gene encoding uncharacterized protein LOC114577333 isoform X1, whose product MEYIKNAAKISFRYKRELYENSERDNINILNGFQDINKLNFEDVQDINFFSFQYEFETMWFVVILDTSKLSLYQINNGSFYNISDYFVRNGTQIIVNSCTYGALFIIQNQNGPVLILSFTKILDKYYLQQIQDFELNNTTHLSIWNGINQLHLAIVSHSNISIYTWFNNYFDLIQIINISTKKIIPFQSKGFMYLAVTGSTTLIFKYFLKSNKFLIIQRLPPSQDVSYFQLNKQHFMEYFLILSMKSSIIIYKELHNRFVPFQQISFSKIIVPIISSKAIVVLTLHKNTIIAYQYDGWKFIKINTKLSGIIQYNLIILYEKELLLIKNKNNKWTLKQLLWIKKKSYKDLREEIKIWNINVKNKLQKITEEIPNFKLNFKILKSHIDQLQVHNINDYNLQTLKNVSKQYNRLINKFQAQKIIINNKWQSKNLIATSLHAKKIQIKCKTNCKFNRLYVKENHNFLFKLIVSKNKNQLSDFKELNIKEIKNWKCPLLSLAIKDIIIHKMINGISLNYLQKNALKIINDQEVFGKHIFINMKAINVSMPLNIATYFTNQEIRLKEIKVKQLNLTTGGILLPLNSLSTTVINFIKTPQLKIKNNISLKGKQTGKGSMRLGPVIDITKSMNLYNNFNLENVKIENLKSIDLITKTGSIKNILSNAITLYENVPISLILSSEKMKWSNITLHKPKKWITVNFQNIIISGKKHIYHNVQITKFSYDNLKFSLNKDLFLKDSKLCATFIFAPKIRTLFLTGNNITVQKLISSHVFGNIGLYSINNSTVSFNSVLSEKKYCHNIIAKNIFALQLNNLNLTDLKRLINIWIEPSFLNTSINTINLITNILRSPFQFYIKLPKIIKNIIFEQNVLVNNINGINFSNFLLNTIKFNDMVSLQNITFRNGISTNDIYVSHLPFNLTNTKKDLNLYKKRISGSIKVNAINLPYVFKILENKTLVDISIMGSVKFCYEPTIKNINDIKLKKLSSEIWMVTNTITIFHGKNMHFHDIMIKKYVALNNLTNTLSFKMWNNSLKSILSKTKLQEIEFPASFNDIKISNIISSNISIIQSSLSDFNNIFENSLLKNKDQEVKTKWIFNKLKISDTGNLYIKQTINNLYFKSDVMKHNSKENIVTGKKKVLTLIVENLNGYNFNKWTTNALMRIKKDIIIKGRKKFSIVTFNNIKMSKTIMGYAIDKVLRKSTNQIIYSQKTIQGFISASEFIINGLINDVNLTKLVHHQLKKNNPLQTIRTGIELHNSLNIIGNLTIKGAYEKSEMKIFDKNYSNAQTIIKRIKKFIRTAEIINIALQNRAIYINKLEIINDTINAFNKSMIIQYNTVQCNSKKFSSYCISKYAKEFIFQTNISNFILLQSIMMDEKEFIILVKFNSISIYSFINIGNNFVHLKDLYFPNIMDAFVEQKWHGFGLWIILRLISQTLVLLYQPWGNIQQYILPVTDVFLINRSPNNQLLLLLSNGIWDLEGLASPRNIIEIPLKGRIETVADKFNYYVKCISRNETALMKARYI is encoded by the exons atggaatacattaaaaatgcagcgaaaatttcttttcgttataaaagagaattatatgaaaattctgAAAGAG ataatattaatatacttaatgGATTTCAAgacatcaataaattaaattttgaagatgttcaagatataaattttttttcttttcaatatgaaTTTGAAACAATGTGGTTTGTTGTAATTTTGGATACTTccaaattatctttatatcaaataaat aatggaAGTTTTTACAACATTAGTGATTATTTTGTACGAAATGGAacacaaataattgtaaacagTTGTACTTATGGAGccctttttataattcaaaatcaaaatggaCCAGTACTTATATTAAGTTTcactaaaattttagataaatattatctgcAACAAATTCaggattttgaattaaataatacgacGCATTTATCGATATGGAATGGAATTAATCAATTACACTTAGCCATTGTTtctcattcaaatatttcaatttatacttggtttaataattactttgaTCTAATACAgatcattaatattagtacaaaaaaaataattccttttcaaAGTAAAGGATTTATGTATTTAGCAGTAACTGGGTCTACtacattgatttttaaatattttctaaaatctaataaatttttaattatacaaagatTACCACCAAGTCAGGATGTgtcttattttcaattaaataaacagcATttcatggaatattttttaattttatcaatgaaatcttctattattatttataaagaattacatAATCGTTTTGTACcatttcaacaaatttcttttagtAAGATTATTGTACCAATTATTTCAAGTAAAGCTATTGTAGTCTTAACTTTACATAAAAACACCATAATAGCTTATCAATATGATGgttggaaatttataaaaataaatacaaaattatctggaattattcaatataatctaataatattatatgaaaaagaattactattaattaaaaataaaaataataaatggacATTAAAACAACTActttggattaaaaaaaaatcttacaaaGATTTacgagaagaaataaaaatatggaatatcaATGTCAAGAACAAACTTCAAAAAATAACAGaagaaattccaaattttaagttaaattttaaaattttgaagagtCATATTGATCAACTGCAAGTTCATAAT ataaatgattataacttacaaacattgaaaaatgtatcaaAACAGTACAAtagattaatcaataaatttcaagcacaaaaaattattatcaataataaatggcagtctaaaaatttaattgctaCTTCATTGcatgcaaaaaaaattcaaataaaatgtaaaacgaattgtaaattcaatcgattatatgtaaaagaaaatcacaatttcctatttaaattaatagtatcaaaaaataaaaaccaacTATcggattttaaagaattaaatatcaaagaaataaaaaattggaaatgtcCACTTTTAAGTCTtgcaataaaagatattattattcataagatgattaatggaatatctttaaattatttacaaaaaaatgctctgaaaataattaatgatcaaGAAGTCTTTG gaaagcatatttttattaatatgaaagcaATAAATGTTTCTATGCCATTAAATATTGCTACTTATTTTACAAATCaagaaataagattaaaagaaataaaagttaaacaattaaatttaacaactgGTGGAATTTTATTACCATTAAATAGCTTATCCACAAcagttattaatttcatcaaaacacctcaattaaaaataaagaataacatttctttaaaaggGAAACAAACTGGGAAAGGATCAATGAGATTAGGACCTGTAATAGATATTACTAAATCCatgaatttgtataataatttcaatttagaaaatgttaaaattgagaatttaaAATCCATAGATTTAATTACCAAAACAGgatcaatcaaaaatattttatcaaatgcaATAACTTTATATGAGAATGTACcaatatctttaattctttcaagtgaaaaaatg aaatggagcaatattacattacataagCCTAAAAAATGGATTActgtgaattttcaaaatatcattatatcaggaaaaaaacatatttatcataatgtaCAGATAACAAAGTTTTCTTatgacaatttaaaattttcact gaataaggatttattcttaaaggattcaaaattatgtgccacttttatttttgcacCAAAAATtagaactttatttttaacaggGAATAATATTActgtacaaaaattaatcagtTCGCACGTTTTTGGAAATATAGgtctatattctattaataattcaacagTTTCTTTCAACTCTGTTTTATCTGAAAAGAAATACTGTCATAATatcattgcaaaaaatatatttgcattacagctgaataatttaaatttaacag atttgaaaagacttataaatatatggatTGAACCTAGTTTTCTTAATActtcaataaatacaattaacttgataacaaatattcttcgatcaccttttcaattttatataaaattgcctaaaataataaaaaatataatatttgaacaaaatgttcttgtaaataatattaatggaataaatttcaGCAATTTCTTGTtgaatactataaaatttaatgatatggTATCTCtgcaaaatataacatttc gtaaTGGTATCAGTACGaatgatatatatgtttctCATCTTCCATTCAATTtgacaaatacaaaaaaagatcttaatctttataaaaaaagaatttctggaAGCATAAAAgtaaatgcaataaatttaccatatgtttttaaaatcctTGAAAACAAAACTCTAGTTGATATTTCCATTATGGGAtctgtaaaattttgttatgaaccaaccataaaaaatataaatgatatcaaattaaaaaaattatcttcagaAATTTGGATGGTAACAAACACTATAACAATATTTCACGgaaaaaatatgcattttcatgatataatgataaaaaaatatgttgctTTAAAT aatttaacaaATACATTAAGTTTCAAAATGTGGAACAATAGtttgaaatctattttaagTAAAACAAAGTTACAGGAAATAGAATTTCCTGCATCTTTTAATgatatcaaaatttctaacattataagttcaaatatttcaattatacaatCTTCATTATcagatttcaataatatatttgaaaattctttgctaaaaaataaagatcaagAAGTGAAGACAAaatggatatttaataaattaaaaatttcag atacaggaaacttatatataaagcaaacaattaataatctatattttaaaagtgatGTTATGAAACATAAttccaaagaaaatattgtaactggaaaaaaaaaagttttaacttTGATAGTTGAGAACTTAAAtggttacaattttaataaatggacAACTAATGCTTTAatgcgaataaaaaaagatataattatcaaaggacgaaaaaaatttagtattgTTACATTCAAcaatataaa AATGTCTAAAACTATAATGGGCTATGCTATAGATAAGGTATTAAGAAAATCTACAAATCAAATAATCTATAGCCAAAAAACAATTCAAGGTTTTATCAGTGCATctgagtttattattaatggcTTAATAAATGATGTAAATTTGACTAAACTAGTACatcatcaattaaaaaaaaataatcctctTCAAACAATTAGAACAGGAATTGAGTTACATAAtagcttaaatattattggaaatctTACAATCAAAGGTGCTTATGAAAAgtcagaaatgaaaatttttgacaaaaattattcaaatgccCAAACCATTATTaagaggataaaaaaatttataagaactgcagaaataattaatatagctttacaaa ATCgagcaatttatataaataaattggagaTTATAAATGACACTATCAAtgcttttaataaatctatgaTCATTCAATATAATACAGTACAATGTAATTCTAAAAAGTTTTCTTCATATTGTATCAGTAAATATGCaaaggaatttatttttcaaacaaatatcAGCAATTTTATATTGCTACAATCAATAATGATGGACgaaaaagaattcattatccttgtaaaatttaattctatatcaatatattcatttattaacataggaaataattttgttcatttaaaag atttatattttcccaACATAATGGATGCGTTTGTGGAACAAAAATGGCATGGATTTGGATTATGGATTATCTTGCGATTGATCTCACAGACTCTAGTATTACTTTATCAACCATGGGGAAATATACAACAATATATTTTGCCTGTTACGgacgtatttttaataaatagatctCCGAATAATCAACTTTTGTTACTACTATCAAATGGTATATGGGATCTTGAAGGATTAGCTAGTCCTCGTAATATTATTGAGATTCCCCTCAAAGGAAGAATAGAAACTGTTGctgataaattcaattattatgtaaagtGTATTTCAAGAAATGAAACAGCTTTGATGAAAGCtcgatatatatga